A section of the Parasteatoda tepidariorum isolate YZ-2023 chromosome 6, CAS_Ptep_4.0, whole genome shotgun sequence genome encodes:
- the LOC107454203 gene encoding uncharacterized protein has translation MFLEHNAYVENKSVDERISRAIDNDHTAAMKAPSVSKKHLKKKSNGDPYNQEMITVCMLCKKAFKNHIFYRKHLRLHEKTLVCTLCGKVFSKKHHLQGHMLTHSKHQYQCQICHKRFSQKGNYNQHLKFHASKKLYKCNICDKDFSQQEHLKAHLRHHNNERPFECELCHKSFNIKSSLQRHMNCHTGEKPFICDICNRGYTRRSVLMLHIQQVHENKKPFQCDECQLCFSQKGNLQAHFRRKHLQPKSDGKRSKDKEGKNKRSLKRARQRSNAAKVAAGKNFPHLSSYGEDPSKKLNKARMDNTSLHSYASKVKAIVNRGAARVQTARASEDQKYLNKSKSVFPYENGNRKTQSNGQSTSYNAAQLDASSFDSNSSCSLSDEAVDVGCSSSSGDDIPEINFPSILENHSEEPYDMKGYDFESLLDKGWEYLVTDSENILSSSLTPEMDVFTSPTKVSTSLTKSDPDDIFSSLSWTDDQPLFTAEDLEEIKDISSISGMNSLIQGSLEGIKCESTERSSCNSNIKIGNSFVSNMHKYNYTEPPMV, from the coding sequence atGGCGATCCTTACAATCAAGAAATGATCACAGTGTGCATGTTATgtaaaaaagcattcaaaaaccacatattttatagaaaacatCTGAGGTTGCATGAAAAAACTCTAGTCTGCACACTTTGTGGAAAAGTGTTTTCCAAAAAACATCATTTACAAGGACACATGTTGACTCATTCGAAACATCAATATCAATGTCAGATTTGTCATAAGCGCTTCTCCCAGAAAGGCAATTACaatcagcatttaaaatttcacgcaagcaaaaaattgtacaaatgcAACATTTGCGACAAAGATTTCTCCCAGCAAGAGCATTTAAAAGCTCACCTGCGCCACCACAATAATGAAAGGCCATTCGAATGTGAACTATGCCATAAATCCTTCAATATAAAAAGCTCTTTACAACGCCACATGAACTGTCACACAGGTGAAAAACCTTTTATCTGTGATATTTGCAACAGAGGATACACTAGGCGTTCAGTACTGATGCTGCATATACAGCAGGTGCACGAAAATAAGAAGCCTTTCCAATGCGATGAGTGTCAGCTGTGTTTTTCTCAGAAAGGAAACCTCCAAGCTCATTTTCGTCGGAAGCACCTGCAGCCTAAATCGGACGGGAAGCGAAGCAAGGATAAGGAAGGCAAGAACAAGAGAAGTCTGAAACGAGCGAGGCAACGGTCGAATGCCGCTAAAGTTGCTGCTGGCAAGAACTTTCCTCATCTCAGTTCTTACGGAGAAGATCCTTCGAAAAAGTTGAACAAAGCTCGCATGGACAATACATCGCTCCACAGCTATGCGAGCAAGGTCAAGGCTATAGTGAATCGTGGTGCTGCGAGGGTGCAAACAGCGAGGGCTTCAGAGGACCAAAAGTATTTGAACAAATCTAAGTCTGTATTTCCATATGAGAATGGAAACCGTAAAACACAGTCCAATGGCCAGTCTACGTCGTATAATGCAGCGCAACTCGATGCTTCCTCCTTTGATAGCAATAGTTCTTGTAGTTTATCGGATGAGGCTGTCGATGTTGGCTGTAGCTCTAGCAGTGGCGATGACATTCCAGAAATCAATTTCCCTAGTATTCTCGAGAACCATTCGGAAGAGCCTTATGATATGAAAGGTTACGATTTTGAGAGCCTTCTGGATAAAGGGTGGGAATATCTTGTCACGGATAGcgagaatattttaagttcctCTTTAACTCCAGAAATGGATGTGTTTACTTCCCCTACTAAAGTTAGTACTTCACTGACAAAAAGTGATCCTGATGATATATTTTCTAGTTTGTCTTGGACTGATGATCAGCCTTTATTCACTGCAGAGGATTTAGAGGAAATCAAGGATATTTCGAGCATTTCCGGTATGAATTCCTTAATTCAGGGCAGCTTGGAGGGCATAAAATGTGAATCTACCGAGCGATCCAGCTGTAATTCGAACATTAAAATTGGTAATTCTTTCGTTTCAAATATGCATAAGTATAATTATACAGAACCACCTATGGTATGA